One Aegilops tauschii subsp. strangulata cultivar AL8/78 chromosome 7, Aet v6.0, whole genome shotgun sequence genomic window carries:
- the LOC120968676 gene encoding uncharacterized protein, whose amino-acid sequence MDRRWIHGTLFSREYIEGVKEFMNFIQEKFSEDDKIFCPCRKCLNHHYQHQTVANTHILTYGMESTYTRWIYHGEDFDVDVIEHRVDVHDTEDGDNGADRFEEMFEDLRTAVEQAQSETENQDANNGGNPYENESFLKNVMKEAKRQLYHGCTKFSRFSFVVKLLHLKSYHRIPNSAFTEILKLLAQAFPKPNTLPKSYKEAKNLLKELGLGYESIHVCFNNCILFRKQYANHDNCPVCGLSRWKDPARKKIPQKVLRHFPLLPRLKRMFLSKKGAEEAQWHELKRQPNEKQLSHPKDGDAWKDFDEKFPEFAKDARNFRLGIATDGFNPFGNFNTTYSMWPVFVIPYNLPPWACMDNSNFMMALLIPGPKSSGKHFDVFLQPLVEELLVLWEGVRTYDALRGKMFDLHAEVLWCIHDYPALSTLSGRTTRGYFACIHCDKHPLSYSLRSKIGYIGHYRFLPRGHRLRRNNEFVGLHESNDEPGKFSEKELQAELEKVRPGIQQESRKRKCSDLGSKKDHVPIWGRRVCLWDLKYWAKLKLRHNLDVMHIEKNICENLIGTILNLEGKTKDTLNARIDLKDLNIKEELQLRKEGDSYVMPRARYTLSKEQVVAFCQFLRELKFPDGFASNISRCTSADGTKVQGLKTHDCHILLQRILPAGMRGLLDSDIYQAIAELGNFFRELCSKTLNRDVLAEMKKEIPVILCKLEKIFPPAFFDVMVHLAVHYLKRHCFEVPATS is encoded by the coding sequence ATGGATAGACGTTGGATTCATGGTACATTGTTTTCCCGTGAGTACATCGAAGGTGTCAAAGAATTTATGAACTTCATTCAAGAGAAATTCAGCGAGGATGATAAAATATTCTGCCCATGTAGAAAATGCCTTAATCATCACTACCAGCATCAGACCGTTGCGAACACGCACATACTGACGTATGGCATGGAAAGTACGTATACTCGCTGGATATATCATGGAGAAGACTTTGATGTAGATGTTATTGAACATCGTGTTGATGTGCATGATACCGAGGATGGTGACAATGGCGCTGACCGGTTTGAAGAGATGTTTGAAGACCTACGCACAGCAGTAGAACAAGCTCAGAGTGAAACTGAAAATCAAGATGCTAACAATGGTGGAAACCCTTATGAGAACGAGTCTTTTTTGAAGAATGTGATGAAGGAGGCAAAACGGCAGCTTTATCACGGTTGTACCAAGTTTTCAAGGTTCTCCTTCGTGGTAAAGCTTCTTCACTTGAAGTCATACCATAGGATCCCGAATAGTGCATTTACTGAAATTTTGAAGCTATTAGCTCAAGCATTCCCTAAACCCAATACGCTCCCAAAATCGTATAAGGAAGCAAAGAATCTTCTAAAGGAATTAGGCCTTGGGTATGAGTCTATACATGTGTGCTTCAATAATTGCATTCTGTTCAGAAAGCAATATGCCAATCATGACAACTGCCCAGTTTGTGGACTGTCAAGGTGGAAAGACCCTGCTAGAAAGAAGATTCCACAGAAAGTGTTGAGGCATTTTCCATTGCTGCCTAGGCTAAAGAGGATGTTTCTTTCCAAAAAAGGTGCAGAAGAAGCACAATGGCATGAGCTAAAGAGGCAGCCTAATGAGAAGCAACTGAGTCATCCAAAAGATGGTGATGCGTGGAAAGATTTTGATGAAAAATTTCCAGAATTTGCAAAAGATGCCAGAAACTTTAGGCTTGGCATTGCCACTGATGGGTTCAATCCTTTTGGAAATTTTAACACAACCTATAGTATGTGGCCTGTATTTGTTATACCATACAACCTTCCACCTTGGGCATGCatggataattcaaattttatGATGGCTCTGCTGATTCCAGGTCCCAAATCATCTGGTAAGCACTTCGATGTCTTTCTACAACCACTTGTAGAAGAATTACTTGTGCTCTGGGAGGGTGTGCGTACATATGATGCTCTTCGTGGAAAAATGTTTGATCTTCATGCTGAAGTTCTATGGTGCATTCACGATTACCCAGCTCTGAGCACTCTTTCAGGGCGTACCACAAGAGGCTATTTTGCATGTATTCATTGTGACAAACACCCTCTTTCTTACAGCCTAAGGAGTAAAATTGGATATATTGGTCACTATCGTTTCCTTCCAAGGGGTCATCGTTTGCGGAGAAACAATGAATTTGTTGGTCTTCATGAAAGTAATGATGAGCCAGGTAAATTCTCTGAGAAAGAGTTGCAAGCAGAATTGGAGAAGGTTAGACCTGGGATACAACAAGAAAGTAGGAAAAGGAAGTGTTCTGACTTGGGCAGCAAGAAGGATCATGTGCCAATTTGGGGCCGCAGGGTTTGTTTGTGGGATTTGAAGTATTGGGCAAAGTTGAAGCTGAGACACAatcttgatgtcatgcatattgAGAAAAACATTTGTGAAAACCTCATTGGGACAATTCTGAATCTGGAGGGTAAGACAAAGGACACACTTAATGCTAGGATTGATCTCAAAGATTTGAATATTAAAGAGGAGTTGCAATTGAGGAAGGAGGGAGACTCATATGTGATGCCTCGGGCCCGATATACCTTGTCCAAAGAACAAGTGGTTGCATTTTGTCAATTTTTACGAGAGTTAAAGTTTCCAGATGGGTTTGCTTCCAACATCTCAAGATGCACAAGTGCTGATGGAACCAAGGTACAAGGCCTGAAAACACATGATTGTCACATTCTTCTGCAGAGAATCTTACCTGCCGGCATGAGAGGACTTTTGGACAGTGATATATATCAAGCAATAGCTGAGTTAGGCAATTTTTTCAGAGAACTGTGCAGCAAAACTCTTAATAGGGATGTCTTGGCCGAAATGAAGAAGGAAATCCCTGTAATTTTGTGCAAGCTTGAGAAAATTTTCCCACCTGcattctttgatgtgatggtgcaccTTGCCGTACATTACCTAAAGAGGCATTGCTTCGAGgtccctgctacctcttga
- the LOC123494745 gene encoding uncharacterized protein: protein MDIDAVPVRKACTEMLKRVTRQQRYRLKKEYFDPRPLHLVTRTSPVPSMTDEQWNELVESWKDPKKMGICETNKNNRAQVKFHQTTGSRSYPVHCDNLGDKYKDKEPTALDLFKECHYSKKKKSYIAVVQAAITEMENKASQPTEDGQESNSATEAVAEVLAKHTKKPRFLQHVGIQYVHA, encoded by the exons ATGGACATTGATGCTGTGCCAGTTAGGAAGGCTTGTACTGAAATGCTGAAACGTGTGACTCGCCAACAACGATACAGGCTCAAGAAAGAGTATTTTGACCCTCGCCCACTCCATTTGGTGACGAGAACGTCTCCTGTCCCCTCGATGACTGATGAGCAGTGGAATGAGCTAGTGGAAAGCTGGAAGGATCCCAAAAAGATG GGGATATGTGAAACTAACAAAAATAATCGAGCTCAAGTTAAGTTTCACCAAACCACTGGCTCGCGCAGCTACCCTGTGCACTGTGATAATCTG GGAGACAAATACAAAGATAAAGAACCCACTGCATTGGATTTGTTCAAGGAGTGCCACTacagcaagaaaaagaaaagctACATCGCTGTTGTCCAAGCTGCAATT ACCGAGATGGAAAACAAGGCCTCTCAGCCTACAGAAGATGGACAGGAATCGAACTCCGCGACCGAGGCTGTAGCTGAAGTGCTTGCTAAGCACACCAAGAAGCCAAGGTTTCTTCAGCATGTGGGGATCCAGTATGTCCATGCGTGA